The Planctomycetaceae bacterium genome contains the following window.
CGAACTGACCATCGGTCCGACGGAAATGTCGTGGCAGAACAAGCCGGCCGATGAGGTCAAGGAACACGGCACCGCCGGTCTGAAACGCCATTACGTCGGCATGTGGGGCATGGGCGACGAATCGATCCGCGACCTGGAACGGCTGCTTGAAGAGAACGAAATTCAGTACACCGGAGCCGTCACGCCGTCCCCGTGGACGGAAGCTCTGCCGATGCTGATGATGATTGTGCTGATGATTGTGCTGTTCTTCTTTCTGATGCGACGGCTGGGAGGCACAGGTTCCGCGATGTCGTTCGGGCGCAGCCGCGGACGGCTTTACGCTCAGGAAGACGTCAACGTCACGTTCGAGGACGTTGCCGGAATCGACGAAGCTGTTGAAGAACTGAAGGAAGTTGTTGAGTTCCTGAAGACGCCGCAGAAGTACCAGGCGCTGGGCGGTCGCATTCCGCGAGGAGTCCTGCTGGTGGGGCCTCCCGGAACCGGCAAAACGATGCTGGCCAAAGCCGTCGCCGGAGAAGCGGGAGTCCCGTTCTTCGGTCTGTCCGGATCGGACTTCGTGGAAATGTACGTCGGCGTCGGAGCCGCTCGCGTGCGCGACATGTTCCAGCAGGCTCTGCAGCGTTCACCGTCGATCATTTTCATCGACGAACTTGACGCCCTGGGCAAGGTTCGCGGCAGCGGAGCCCCCGGCGGACACGATGAGCGCGAACAGACTCTGAACGCGCTGCTGGTGGAAATGGACGGATTCGGCACCGATCAGAGTGTGATCGTGATGGGAGCTACCAACCGGCCCGAAACGCTGGACCCGGCTCTGATGCGGCCCGGACGATTCGACCGGCATGTGCTTGTGGATCGGCCGGACATCAAAGGCCGCGAAGCGATCCTGAAAGTCCATTCGCAGCGCATCAAGATGTCCGACGATGTCGATATGGCACGACTGGCAAAACTGACGCCGGGGTTTGTCGGAGCCGATCTGGCCAATCTCGTCAATGAAGCCGCGCTGCTGTCGGCTCGCCGCGGCGATAAACGCGTCACGATGAAGGCGTTCGAAGACGGCATCGAGCGAGTCATGGCGGGGCTGGAAAAGACGTCTCGCATTATCATCGACGAAGTCAAGAAGCGAGTCGCCTGCCACGAATCCGGCCATGCTCTGGTGGCGGCCAGCCTGCCCAATACCGATCCCGTCCACAAGATTTCCATCATCCCGCGCGGTATGGGCGCGCTGGGTTACATGCTGCAACTGCCCGAAGACGAACGTGACCTGCTGACTCAGTCGGAATTGAACTGTCGCATCGCCGTGCTGCTGGGCGGCATCGCGGCCGAGCAGATCGTTTACAGCGAAACGTCAACCGGCGCACAGAACGACCTGCAGCGAGCCACCGATATGGCTCGACGGATGGTCACGGAATTCGGCATGAGCCCGCGGATGGGCCGCATGTTCTACAGCGAATCGCAGCGGTCGCCGTTCCTGACCGGTTCCGGCACGCTGGTCCGGGAATCCGTTCACAGCGAAGAAACGCTGCGGGAAATCGACCTGGAAGTCAAACGTCTGGTCGATGAAGCCTACCGCACCGCCTACGAAACGCTGACGTCTCAGCGCGCAACGCTGGATGATCTCAGCAGCGTGCTGTTCGAACGCGAAACGATGACCGCCGAGCAAATGCATAAGATCATCGACGCGCATCATGTCGGGCCGAAGATCGTTCCTGGAACGTCCGCCGCATTGCTGGATTCTCCTGACGAGCCGCGGGACTCCGGCACGACCGAGTCTGATGAATTCGCCGCGTCGCCAGGCAGAGACATCGCCGACGGAACGAGCGCTTCGTAGCGAGACCGTTTGCGGCGCATGTAACAAGTCTTCGAAGTCGGCTTTTCGACTGCAGAGCCGCGTGTGCCGGAGAACGCTCGATTTGGCAGCGGCGCGGCAGGACACTCGCCATCCAGTTTGCCGCGCGCATGCGAACAGTCAATACCCGGATGACCAGGCACGTTCCCTCAGTTTCTGACGTAGAGTAACTGACGCGGCATTGCGTCGGACCACGCGAGCGGCCATTTGGATAGACTCCTGAAGAATCAATCGCTCGTTGCAGGGACGCTTGACGGTAAGGCGGAATGAGACCGGTGCGAAGCGTGAGTTGCCGAAAAGACTTTTCCGCCGTCAAGCTTCGACCCGTACTCATCGCCTGCGTTGATTTGTGATCACCGGGAAATTCGAATATGACGATCAGAGCGAACGTGAGAATCCTGACGACCTGCGCGGCGTTTGCATTAAGCGTTTGCGGCGCCGTGCCGGTCGGGGCGAGCGCTTCCGACGGCATTCCGTCGCGCGCTGCATCGGACGGCGATCTTTCGTTTGCGTCGGAACTGTGGAAGTCGGAATTTCTGGGTTCTTCCGATGTTGCCGACGGTTCCGCCGTGCTCGTTCAAGATGCAGCGACCGCGGTTGAGTCTCAGAACCCGGACCAGAACCCCATCGGACCTCACGCACAGCAACTCTTGATTTCGGCGGCTCTGGAGTCAATCAGTGAATCCGCTTCCGCGGTCGACGCAGCGGCGGAAGAAGCCGGCGAGCCTTCCGATCGCGGCTCTGCTCCGCTCAGCGCCTGGCAGATTGCCACGGCAAAAGCGGAGGGTACTCCTCGTCTGACGACCGAGAACGCAGGCGGTCCCACTCTGACTGTGTATCTGGTCGGGCTGGTTGCCGTGATCGTTCTTGGCGGCACGCTGTTGTCAGGCCGCGAATAGCGCGTCGTCAGCGTGGGATTGGTGGATTGTGCGAGAGCCTGTCGGATGTCGGCATTTCTCAAGCCAACCTGACGATCCGCCAGCGATGTCCTGGAGCGCAATCATCCGGCATCGCTTTGGATTTCGCGGAACTGTCGAATTCGGAGCCGTCGTTTGATCCATCTGAAATCGCCAACCGTGTGAAACCCAAAGCGGCGACCAGCGGCCGCACTCCAAAGTGCGTCGGTCGCAGGTTTGAATTCGTCAAGTGCTGCCCGGTGGCAGGTGGGCATGCGTCCCGCAAACTTTCGCGAATCGGCACGGGGAACCTACACCGGACGAGTTCTGTCGTCCGTTCGCTCGCCGCGTTCTGCTGCGATACAGTGTCCCCGTGGCAGGTTTTTTGTTGCGATTCGGAAGAATTCGGCGATAAACTCCGTAACTACACGGATTTTCACCGGAAGAACTCGTTTCCGAACTCCGACAGGCTGGATGACCGGCCGCGCGGAACCCATTAGCCAGACCCTTCAACAGGAGTTCACCCATGCGACTGCAACGGCGTCGTGAATTTGCAATCTTCGGTGTCCTGGCAGCATTGCTGCTGGCCACCGCGACGGTTCAGGCCGAATCTCGTCGTGAGCGGAACCGGTCTTCGCGCAACACCATTGTGCGGAATCCCCGCTTCGACCCCGCGGCAGAACGCGTGGGACTGTTTGACGGAATGAAATCCGGACAGTTCACGACCAAAGTCATCGCCCGGGATTCTCACGAAGGTCTGGTGCGTGTCACCAACACGACCGACGAGACTCTGAACGTGGAACTGCCGCAATCGTTTGTCGCGGTGCAGGTCGTGAAGCAGCTTGGCGGTGGATTTGGTGGTGGCGGTCTTGGCGGCGGTGGTCTTGGTGGCGGTGGACTCGGCGGTGGCGGGGGACTCGGCGGCCAGGGCGGTCAGCAGCAGGCAACCGGCGGCGGATTCGGTGGTCAGGGCGGTGGTGGTCTTGGCGGTGGTGGACTCGGCGGCGGCGGCTTCGGGCAGGGCGGCTTCGGCGGCCAGGGCGGCGGCGGCAACCTTCTTTCGATTCCGCCTGAAAAGACTCTTGAAGTTCCCTTCGTTTCCGCTTGTCTGGAACACGGCAAGAAGGAACCCCATCCGGGCGTCGAATACACGATCATTCCGGTTGCGGAATACACTGACAATCCGCTGCTCGCGGAACTCATCAGCCTGGTTGGTACCGGGCAGTTGAATCCCCACATCGCTCAGGCAGCCATCTGGAATACGTCTGACAACATGAGCTGGCAGGAACTGGGTTCGAAGGTTGTCTACGGCCTTCGCGGCGAAGTCGCACCGTACTTCTCGGCTGCCGAACTGCAGCAGGCTCAGGTTCTGTCCGCAACGGCTCTGGGCCGCGTGCGTGAACGAGCAATCGCCGCAAAGGAAAACGGTGAATCTCCGGAACCCGCCACGGAAGCGGTAACGACCTCAACGCGAGTTCGCTAGAGACCAGAATACTTCAATCCGCCGCGGCACGATTCCGGTGACGCGGCAACGGAAGATACGCATCGCCCGAAGTACCTGCGTGGGACTTCGGGCGATGTTCGTTTCCGGTCACGATAAATTCACGATCAGCATTCCCAGGATCCCGGCGAATCCCGCGTAGTAGACGAATACCGGAAACGTGCGGCGAATAATCTGCCCTTCGCGGCCGACAAGTCCCACAACAGCGGAGGCAGCCACGACATTGTGAACGCAGATGATGTTCCCGGCCGCTCCGCCGACCGCCTGCAGCGCCACAATCCAGAACGGATCCACGGAGATCTTCTGGCCAACGCCGAACTGAAAGCTGGACAGCATCATGTTGCTGACCGTATTGCTTCCGGCGATGAAGGCTCCCATGCCGCCGGCAAACGACGAAAACAGCGGCCACATCCCTCCCGCTAATGATGCAACTTCGTTTGCCAGAACCAGCGGCATTTTCGGAAGGGCTCCTTCTGCGCCGCTGCCGGAGTTCAGAAAGATCTGGACCATGGGCACCGTGAAAATCAGCGCGACGGACGCCTTTGCCGTCGTTCGCAGCGACTGAATGACTGCGTCTTTCATTTGCCGGTGATCCATGCCGTGCAGAAAAAAGGTCGCCGCGACAACCAGCAGAAAGACGGTTCCCGGCAGAGCCAGCGGTTTCAGGCTAAGCGTCGCGTCTGTCCCCCACAGGTTCTTGATTTCCAGCGTGACTGCGGGATCGTTGTTTACCCAGTGATTGATCGGAAGCTGCGGCAGCCGAAACGCAACCAGCAGCACCGCCAGCAACAAATACGGAGCCCACGCCATGGGCAGGCCCATCCGGCGCTGAGGCTTCGACGCAGATGCCATGTGCATCTCCGGCGACGACCATTCTGCCGGCCAGGCGGTTTCGTCCGGAAACTGCCAGGGATCGCCTGTTGGCACGAGCCAGCCCCTGCGAGCCGCGCTGGCCACGATTGTCAGCCCGATCAGGCCACCGAACAATGAGGGAAACTCGGGACCCAGCAGAATCGCCGTGGTCACGGACGGAATCGTCATCGCAAAAGCGGCAAACAGAGCGAACTTCCAGCACCGCAGGCCGGTTCGAAAGGATCGTTCCGCGCCGTAAAACCGAGTCAGCACGCTGACCAGAATCAGGGGAATCAGCGTCCCGATGATCGCATGCAGCACAGCGACTCGAATGGCGATCCGCTGCAGCAGGACGGCTGCCGTCTGTGAATCATCGGACAGCAGTCCCGCCGCCAGCGCTGCCTGTTGAATGACGGAATCGTCACCGAACCCTTCGCGGATATTCAGGCCGGTCGCCATTCCCAGCAGAATCGGTGTTCCCAGAGCTCCGAAGGAAACGGGAGTGCTTTGGATGATGACGCCGCTGACAACCGCCGCCAGCGGTGGAAATCCCAGCGCCACCATCAGCGGGACGGCCACCGCCGCCGGAGTTCCAAACCCGGCGGCTCCTTCGATGAATGAACCGAACAGCCACGCGACGATGATTGCCTGCACTCGACGGTCCGGTGAAATCTGATGAAAGCCGGCTCGAATCGTGTCGATGGCGCCGCTTTGCTGCAGCGTATTCAGCAGCAGGATCGCGCCGAAGATGATGTACAGCAGGTCGACGGCAATCTGTCCGCCTTTCACGCCAAATGCCAGGACCTGCAGTCCCGGCACTTGCCAGACAGTCAGAGCCAGCACCACAGCCGTCAGCAGAGACAGCGGCATGACTCGGCTGGCGGGCCACTTCAGTCCCACCAGAAACACGGCTACCACCAGGATCGGCAGAGCGGCCAGAACTGCATACAACATCGGTGTCTTTCGCCTGTGAAAGGGAATCGCCGGTCGTGATCAATGTTCCAGGCAACATCACACTGAATTGTGATCCGGGTGTCGAACGTTCCCGGCAGGGAATTCGTCGAAACCGGTCCGTATGATGCGACGCTGTATTCGTTTTGCCGCGATCGAACGGAAATCCCCCGACTCAGCCGTGACTGACACAGTTGGCGACAGATTCCCGCCGCGAAACGGTGTCTCGACAGGTGAGTTTGCCTCCGCTGCCATGAAGATACCCGACTGCTACGCCATCGTTCCCGCTGCCGGATTCAGTCGACGAATGGCGGGCCGGCACAAGCTGCTGCTGCCGTGGGATGATTGCCTGGTGATCGATCATGTCCTGCGTGCCTGGACGAACAGCCGTGTGCGACGGGTCGTCGTTGTCGTGCGGCGCGACGACAGCGAACTGCGCGACGCGTGCGGCCGCTGGCCGGTCGACGTCGTGCAGCCCCCCTTCGATCCTCCGGACATGAAGGCGTCGGTTCGCCACGCCATCGGGCACATTTTGGCTGCGTATCAGCCTCAACCCGCGGATCGCTGGCTGATGGCTCCTGCGGATATCCCGACGCTGTCGACAGACGTCATCGATCACGTCATCGCCGCTTCCGGCGCGACCGATGCGGTCGTCATTCCGCGATTCGGTCATCGCAGCGGACATCCCGCGTCGTTTCCATGGAAGCTGGCGTCCGCTGTGGACACGATCCCGGACGACCAGGGCATCAAGTGGCTGGCGGACAATCACGCGGCGGAATGGCTTGATCTTCCCGCAGCGGAACGGCCGGAAGATATCGATACGCCGGACGACTATGCTCGATTGAAACGCAATCGCGGCAAAAGAATGGACGACATTCCGGATACGCCGTAAAATGCGGCTCACCGGAAATCGTTCCGGCCGGAAAACGGTTTTTCATGGCCTTCACCCGCCCGCTGTTCAGGGAGACTACCGACATGATTCGCACTTCATTCTTCGCAACACTGACCGCGATGCTGCTGGCTTCATCCGCGTTTGCGGCCAGTCCGCTGAAAGGCACGTACGTGGAAGCTCGCACGTGTCAGGTCTATACCGGTCCGTGTTTCGCCAATGGCGAAGTCGGCTCCACCGGCAAAGACGCGATCATGACATGGAATGTCACCGAAGGAGAATTCGAAGGCGTTGATCTGACCGGAATGTCCGTGGCTGTCATCGTCAAGACGTCGGAAACTCTTGGATTCAAGGGGTTCAAAAATGCGAAGACCATTCGAGCCGTGCTGATCGTTGATGAAACGGCAAGCACCGAACAGGCTGCGGCACTGACGGCTTTCGCGAAGAAGCAGACCAGTCTGAATGACGAACAGATTGAAGAAAGCCAGTCGGCCGGCTTCGAATCGGAGTTTGATCGCGGGACGCTGAACGCAACGGTGACCGTCGGTGAGTTTGCTCATCTGAAGGCTCGCAAAGCTCGCCCCGGCGACTGCATTTGTTCCAACGAGTCCGCCTACTATCCGCCGCTGACAAAGCTGGAAGGCTTCGTACCGGGAGTCACCATTGATGGCGACGTCACCGCGCGCAAGCTCGGAACTCGCTGGTCGATTCCTGATACACGTACTGCGTATCTGGGCACGTTCCGAGTCAACCCGGAAGAAGCACAGGTCGCACAGAAATAAGCCTCGTCGATTGTGTATTGATGTGTGCCACTGGCTGTGCCACTGGCTGTGCCGGTGTGTTCAAGGTTGCAGAGCACTGGCACGGCCAGTGGCACACGACCCATTGAGTTTTGCCCGACGCAGCAATAGACGAAGCGCTGAAATTCACCGGTTGCGGGAATGCCGGGCAACATCGTAGAAACGTTGAGGCTCCCGCTGAGCCGCTGCCACGAAGAGGCTTCTTCGAAACGGCGGTTCGGCGGGAGCCTCGTTGTCCCGGCGCCGTCCGTAATCCTTCGACCTGAACGATCCGATCATTCGCTGCGCTGGCGCGCCGTCAGCGGGCTTTTTACCCCACGCCGTTTCAAAACACTTCAGGCCATTCCATGTTGATTCCGCGATCTGTACTTCCCGCCCTCTTGTTCCTCACGACAATTCCGTTCGCTGCTGCACAGGACCACACCGTTGAAATCATCGACGAAGCTCCAAAGGCGGACAGCCTGAGTGCTGAACTGGCCGCTCAGTTCGGTGACAGGGGTTACCGCGTCAAACGCGGCACCCGGACGGTGTGCGAAATCTGGCTGAAGAAGGAGTGGGACGTTCAGCCGGACTTCAAGGCCAGCCCCACGATGCTGTACCCGTTTACTCCGGGACAGTTGATGGGCGTGGTTCACTTTTCGCGACGAGGCAGCGACTTCCGCGACCAGACGATTTCCAGCGGCTGGTACACGCTGCGTTTCTTCCTGCAACCGGTTGACGGAAATCACATCGGAACGTCGCCGACTCGCGATTTTCTGCTGCTGCTGTCCGCTGAAAAAGACGCGTCGGGAAAGGACTGGACTCCGGACGACCTGCAGGCCGTGAGTGCCGAAGCGGCCGGCTCGGCCCATCCGGCGATGTTTTGTCTGCAGCCTGCGCAGGAAGGCGATGTTCCGTCGATGCGACACAACGAAGCGTCGGACTGGTGGATTCTGCACCTGACCGGCACCGGTGTCGCAGCGGAAGAACGGAAGCCGGATGTGCCCCTCGATATCGTGGTCGCCGGCCATGCTCCGGAATAGCAATTCACGTCGGTCGAGCTGTGATTCGATTCACCCTCCCGCTCCAGCGGGAGCGGGAGGGTCGATGTCGAAACGCCGTTCAGGCGTTTCGACGAGGGGAGGGCCGTCTGCGCCACTCGCCCTCCCATCGAGGCGAGAGGTTAGACTCTCTGTCGGCGGACGTCTTCGTTTCTCTGTTCTGCTCTGCGGCTGCCTCACCGCGGCATGCTTCGGAACGACACTCACCCAAGCCCGGCAGGACGAGACGTCGCCGGCATCCGGTGAATCAGCCGAAGCCGACGCGGCGGCTCGGCCAGCCCCCGAGTACCGCTCGGAACTGATTCGCGGCAAAGTGGTCTGGCTGGCTGACGCGCTAAAAGATGACTTCGGAATCTCGACCGTTCCGGAAGCCGCCGAACGCGGCCTTGCAATCCGCACAACAGCCGGTGAGCTGATTCCGATCGTCGAAGACGCACGCGGCCGAGCGTTCCGCAAGGACAAACGACTCCGCGACATGGAAGTCGAACTGCTGGTGCGGCGTTATGAGCGGCAGCCGTTCGTTCAGATCATCCGAGTCTACGAACTGTCCGATGAAGAGCATTTCGAAGTCGACTACTGGTGCGACGTGTGCGCGATCGTGATGTTCGAGCCCGGCCCCTGTAGCTGTTGCCAGGACGACAACCGTATTCGCAAACGGCTTGTCGAAGACTTCGATCCGCAGGCCCTTCAGAAGTAGCGCTTCACGTGCTCCGAAACAAAGTGAGGCGCCGCGATGGCAGGGGATGTCTGGTCTGACGCGGCGGGCGAATCGTCCCGACGCACAATGCTCGCTCCCAGTGCATTCAGCTTCACATCCAGTTGCTGGTAGCCTCGGTCCAGGTGGTAGATGCGGCGGATTTGCGACGTTCCCTCTGCGGCCAGGGCTGCCAGAACCAGAGCCGCGCTGGCTCGCAGGTCGGACGCCATGACGGACGCGGCCGACAGACGCGGGACTCCGGAAATCACCGCGGAAGAACTTTCGCGTTGAATCTGTGCTCCCATGCGGATCAGTTCGGAAGCGTGCATGAAACGGTCAGTGAAGATGCGATCGGTCACGCAGCTGCGGCCGGGAACCGTACTCAGCAGCGCCATCAGTTGTGCCTGCACGTCGGTCGGAATCCCCGGATACGGTTCGGCGACCACATCCACCGGCGACAAGGCGTCGTTCGCCGAAACACGAAGTTGCGACGCGCTGGCTGCAACGTCGACACCCGCGGATTTCAGCCAGTCCAGCACGCTGGTCATGTGCGAAACGGGAGCGCTTTCGATCGTGACATCCCCGCGAGTGATGGCGGCGGCGACGGCCAGCGTGGCCGCTTCAATCCGGTCCGGAATAATCGAGTGACTCGTCGCGTGCAGCGATTCCACGCCGCGAACTTCAATCGTCTCCGTCCCGGCGCCGCGAATGTCAGCTCCGGCGCGATTCAGGAAATCGGCCAGGTCGGTGACTTCCGGCTCCCTCGCGGCTGATCGAATCACTGTGTGTCCGGACGCCGTCGCCGCGGCGGTCATGACGTTGCAGGTTCCGGTGACTGTACTTCCGAACGGTCCGCACAGATCGATGTCCGTGCCGCGCAGGTGATCAGCTTCCGCGATGACGTAGCCGCGCTCCAGGCGAATGTCGGCACCCAGAGCCGCGAGTCCCTTCAGATGCAGATCGATGGGACGATGGCCGATGTTGCAGCCTCCCGGAAGCGACACGCAGGCGGTTCCAAACCGGGACAGCAGCGGACCCAGAACGCAAACGCCGGCTCTCATGCGGCGCACCAGATCATACTTGGCCAGCGTTCCGTGAGCGGGCGACGCATCGATCGTCAGGGTACCGTCGCCGGACGAGGCGACGGTTGTGCCGAGGCTTTTCAGCAGCCGGGACATTGTGTCGATGTCGACCAGCCGCGGAACGTTGTCGAGCACAACTTCGCCGCGAATCGCGACGCACGCCGCCATGATGGGCAGTGCAGCGTTCTTCGCGCCCTCGACGCCAATTCGCCCCGACAGCCGCGTTCTTCCGTGAACAACGAACATTTCCATGAAAGCAAGTCTCGTGATTGTGCCGCGGAATGTCTGATTTGAAATTTGAGATCTGAAATCTGAAATCTCACCTGCTTCCTTCATTCCCGTCTGGCTTCGACAATCCGGTCGGCGTGGTTCAGATCCTGGTGAATTCGGACACGGCCGAAGCCGCAATCGTCCAGCATCGCCGCGACGGCGGAGCACTGTGACGGGTCGACTTCCAGAGCAATCCAGCCTCCCGGCTTCAGCACCGAAGGCGCTGTCGCGATTAGCGGGCGAACGACGTCCAGCCCGTCAGCTCCGGCGGCCAGAGCGACTGCAGGTTCGTGTTCCGAGACCTCCGGCTGCAATCCGGCAAGTTCGTCATCCGGAATGTACGGTGGATTGCTGACGATTCCGTCGAACCCGGCTTCTCCGCCGTCGGCAGTGATTGGCGCGAACAGACTGCCGCTCAGCAGTCGGACGCGGTCCATCACCTGATGATGTTGGACGTTGGCCGTCGCAAATTTCAGGGCGTCATCGGAAACGTCGGTGGCCGTCACCGAACACTGCGGACGCTGCTTCGCCAGCGTGACAGCAATGCAGCCGGAACCGAATCCGATTTCCACGAGGCGCGACGGTTGATCAACGGGAATGTGTTCGAGACAAACGTCGATCAGCGCTTCGGTCTCCGGACGCGGCACCAGAACACCCGGACCGACTGCGAAATCTCGGCCATAGAATTCCCTGTGTCCGGTGATATAGGCGAGCGGTTCCCGCTTCGCTCGCCGCTGAACGAAGGATCTCATCCGGGAACGTTCGTCGTCTGTCAGCGGGGATTCGAAGTCGGTGTACAGCCGAATTCGCTGGCAATTGCGAGCACAGGCCAGCAGCAGTTCCGCTTCCAGGCGAGCCGACTCGATTCCCTTCTGCTTCAGAAAATCGGTGGTCCAGCCCAGAATTCGCCTGACGGTCCAGACGTCGTCATTCTGGCTGGCGGTGGAATTCATCGGCGAAATCGGCAGCGGGAACAGGAGAAAGCAAAAGGACTCCGACCGCGTTTTAGCAGATTCCTTCGGCCAGGGAACGACGGGTTTCCAGCGGACTTCGGACAGGCGGCGTCGTTCGGTGATGTACCGGTCGCTGCAAAGGTCGCTACATTGCCGCGGCATGAAACAATTCAACACGACAGGTTGCTACGACCATCCCCGATACTGGGATCTGGCGTTCGACGACGAAACCACGGGCGAAGCCGACTTCATCGAAGCGGCCGCGCGGAAGTACTGCCCGTTTCCCCTGCGACGAATTCTGGAACCCGGCTGCGGCGGCGGGCGGCTGCTGGCGGAGATGGCTTTGCGGGGCTACGAAGTCATCGGCTGCGACGTGTCTGCGGCGGCCGTCGAATACTGCCGGACTCGATTGCCGGAGACGCAGCCATCGTGCCGCGTCGAAGTGGCGGACATGCTGGAATTTCGCAGCCCGGAACCGGTCGACGTCGCGTGCTGTTTCGTGAACACCTTTCGCCATCTGCTGACGGAAACGGATGCCGTCCGTCATCTGAACAGTGTTGCCGATTCGCTGCGAGCGGGCGGCCTGTACCTGATCGGCATGCATCTGCTGCCGCCCGACGCCGACGAAGAGGACGAAGAAGAATGGACGGCGGAAGCCGACGGCGTGCGCATCGACATGCGCCTTCAGGTGACGTCCTGCAGCCGGCTGACTCGACTGGAAACTCTGCGGTTTGAAATGCAGATCAATGACAACGGCGCCAGACATGTCGTCACGTCCGAATATCCGATGAGAATCTACCGTGCCGATCAGTTTCAGTCGCTGTTGAGTAAAGTACCGAGATTCCGACTGCTTGACGTCTATGATTTCTGGTACGACATCGAAGACCCGCTGCAGCTTTCGGACGAATTGGGCGACACGGTTGTCGTGCTTCAAAAGCTGGACGCCGCGGCGGAATCAACGTTGTGACGAACCTGGCGGACAGGGATCCAGGGGGGGGCAGCTTCGTCAGGCTTGCCGAGCGTTTTGTCGCATCGGTATGCTGCCTTCAAGAAGCCCGCCTTCCGCCGAAACACAATCGGTGCCTGCCTGACCTTCCTGCCACCGCTTCCGGGACTCCCATGTTCGACAATCGTCGCCAATGCATCGTGCGCCGTGGTCTGCTTGTTCTGGCGATGGCTGCCATCGCGCCGGCGATTCATGTTGTTGCCGACACGGAGAGCGACTTCGAAGCGATCGGTGTCAGCTATCGCGACGTCCAGCGGCCGCTTCTGCGGCAGTTTTGCCTGGACTGCCATTCGACGGCGGATGTCCAGGGCGAACTGGATCTGGAACAGTTTGCATCGCTGCAGGAAGTGCGGACGCGGCCGGCGGTCTGGCAAAAAGTCGCGGAAATGCTGGACAACGGCGAGATGCCTCCGAAGGACGCCGACCAGCCCACGCCGTCGCAGCGTCAGGAACTGCGTGAATGGGTTCGCCGCTATCTGGACGCCGAAGCTCTGGCGAACGCGGGCGACCCAGGGCCGGTCGTTCTTCG
Protein-coding sequences here:
- the prmC gene encoding peptide chain release factor N(5)-glutamine methyltransferase; its protein translation is MNSTASQNDDVWTVRRILGWTTDFLKQKGIESARLEAELLLACARNCQRIRLYTDFESPLTDDERSRMRSFVQRRAKREPLAYITGHREFYGRDFAVGPGVLVPRPETEALIDVCLEHIPVDQPSRLVEIGFGSGCIAVTLAKQRPQCSVTATDVSDDALKFATANVQHHQVMDRVRLLSGSLFAPITADGGEAGFDGIVSNPPYIPDDELAGLQPEVSEHEPAVALAAGADGLDVVRPLIATAPSVLKPGGWIALEVDPSQCSAVAAMLDDCGFGRVRIHQDLNHADRIVEARRE
- a CDS encoding class I SAM-dependent methyltransferase, with the translated sequence MKQFNTTGCYDHPRYWDLAFDDETTGEADFIEAAARKYCPFPLRRILEPGCGGGRLLAEMALRGYEVIGCDVSAAAVEYCRTRLPETQPSCRVEVADMLEFRSPEPVDVACCFVNTFRHLLTETDAVRHLNSVADSLRAGGLYLIGMHLLPPDADEEDEEEWTAEADGVRIDMRLQVTSCSRLTRLETLRFEMQINDNGARHVVTSEYPMRIYRADQFQSLLSKVPRFRLLDVYDFWYDIEDPLQLSDELGDTVVVLQKLDAAAESTL